One Lutra lutra chromosome 7, mLutLut1.2, whole genome shotgun sequence DNA window includes the following coding sequences:
- the CBLN3 gene encoding cerebellin-3, protein MLGAKRHWPPGLLSSPGLPLALMLLILGCGWAQEGAEPVLLEGECLVVCEPGRAAAGGPGGAALGEAPPGRVAFAAVRSHHHEPAGEISNGTSGAIYFDQVLVNEGGGFDRASGSFVAPVRGVYSFRFHVVKVYNRQTVQVSLMLNTWPVISAFANDPDVTREAATSSVLLPLDPGDRVSLRLRRGNLLGGWKYSSFSGFLIFPL, encoded by the exons ATGCTGGGAGCCAAGCGACACTGGCCACCAGGTCTCCTCTCCAGCCCCGGGCTGCCCTTGGCCCTGATGCTTCTGATCCTAGGATGCGGGTGGGCCCAAGAGGGGGCAGAGCCTGTCCTCCTGGAGGGTGAGTGCCTGGTGGTCTGTGAGCCTGGCCGAGCTGCTGCAGGGGGCCCTGGGGGAGCAGCCCTAGGAGAGGCACCCCCCGGAAGAGTGGCATTTGCCGCAGTCCGAAGCCACCACCATGAGCCAGCAGGAGAGATCAGCAATGGCACCAGTGGGGCCATCTACTTTGACCAG GTCCTGGTAAATGAGGGTGGTGGCTTTGACCGGGCCTCAGGCTCCTTCGTGGCCCCTGTCCGTGGTGTCTATAGCTTCCGATTCCATGTGGTGAAGGTGTACAACCGCCAAACTGTCCAG GTAAGCCTGATGCTGAACACCTGGCCTGTCATCTCAGCCTTTGCCAACGACCCTGACGTGACTCGAGAGGCAGCCACCAGCTCTGTGTTACTGCCCCTGGACCCGGGGGACCGGGTGTCCCTACGCCTGCGCCGGGGGAACCTGCTGGGTGGCTGGAAATATTCAAGCTTCTCTGGCTTCCTCATTTTCCCACTCTAG
- the KHNYN gene encoding protein KHNYN isoform X3 — translation MEGERWEGLEPWKWQTRDSGGHPSSSLGLGGQAAMPTWGAGSPSPDRFAVSAEAEDKVREQQPYVERIFSVGMSVLPKDCPENPHIWLQLEGPKENASRAKEFLKGLCSPELQDEVHYPPKLHCIFLGAQGFFLDCLVWSTSAYLVPGPPGSLMVSGLTEAFVMAQSRVEELVERLSWDFHPGRSPGASQCAGVLGDFSALLQPYGDAHTQALLRLPLAVQEELLSLVQEAARGQGPQPRPPCGRGSPGPLGAQYQGVRAPSSEGRESLGPGPMGWQESRGERQIMEKEGGKQGGPREMEVGWKELPGKEVWEKAGAFRSQSGGGVVGQLGPFLTGKALGKEGVPQDRGRSVCVQGEPPIAQGLCQRTAQPRGASLLQRLHNGKASPPRVPSPPPAPEPPWHCGDRGDRGDRGDKQQVVARGRGSPWKRGTRGGNLVTGTQRFQEALQDPFTLCLANVPGQPDLRHIVIDGSNVAMVHGLQHYFSSRGIAIAVQYFWDRGHRDITVFVPQWRFSKDARVREGHFLQKLYSLSLLSLTPSRVMDGKRISSYDDRFHRLSKIWNLSTAALTQN, via the exons ATggagggggagaggtgggaggggctaGAACCTTGGAAATGGCAGACTAGGGACTCCGGAGGACATCCCAGTTCAAGCCTCG ggCTGGGTGGCCAGGCAGCCATGCCTACCTGGGGGGCTGGCTCCCCGTCCCCTGACCGCTTTGCCGTGTCTGCGGAGGCCGAGGACAAGGTGCGGGAGCAGCAACCCTACGTGGAGCGCATCTTCAGCGTGGGGATGAGTGTCCTCCCAAAGGACTGTCCTGAGAACCCTCACATCTGGCTGCAGCTGGAGGGCCCCAAGGAGAACGCCAGCAGAGCCAAG GAGTTCCTGAAGGGTCTTTGCAGCCCTGAGCTGCAGGATGAAGTCCACTACCCTCCCAAACTGCACTGCATCTTCCTGGGAGCCCAGGGCTTTTTCCTTGATTGCCTGGTCTGGAGCACATCAGCCTACCTCGTGCCAGGGCCCCCCGGTTCGCTGATGGTCAGTGGCCTGACCGAGGCCTTCGTCATGGCTCAGAGCAGAGTGGAGGAGCTGGTGGAGCGGCTGAGCTGGGACTTTCATCCGGGGCGATCGCCTGGAGCCTCGCAGTGTGCTGGAGTGCTAGGAGACTTCTCTGCCCTGCTGCAGCCCTATGGGGATGCCCACACACAGGCCCTGCTGCGGTTGCCCCTGGCTGTCCAGGAGGAACTGTTGAGCCTGGTGCAGGAGGCAGCCAGGGGGCAGGGGCCCCAGCCACGGCCCCCCTGCGGCAGGGGGAGCCCAGGCCCACTGGGTGCTCAGTACCAGGGCGTCAGAGCTCCCTCGAGTGAAGGCAGGGAGTCCCTGGGCCCTGGACCTATGGGGTGGCAAGAGtcaaggggagagagacagattatggagaaggagggagggaagcagggtggTCCCAGGGAGATGGAAGTGGGGTGGAAGGAGCTGCCTGGGAAAGAGGTCTGGGAGAAAGCAGGAGCCTTCAGATCACAGTCAGGAGGGGGAGTGGTAGGGCAGTTAGGGCCTTTCCTGACAGGGAAGGCCCTGGGCAAGGAGGGGGTGCCTCAGGACAGGGGAAGGTCAGTCTGTGTCCAGGGTGAGCCTCCTATTGCACAGGGCCTCTGTCAGAGGACAGCTCAGCCCCGGGGAGCCTCCCTCCTCCAGCGGCTCCACAACGGGAAAGCCTCGCCTCCAAGGGTGCCCAGCCCTCCCCCTGCACCCGAGCCCCCGTGGCACTGTGGAGACCGGGGAGACCGAGGAGACCGGGGAGACAAGCAGCAGGTCGTGGCACGAGGTCGTGGGTCTCCATGGAAACGAGGCACACGTGGGGGCAACTTGGTGACCGGCACGCAGCGTTTCCAGGAGGCCCTGCAGGACCCTTTCACCCTGTGCCTTGCCAATGTGCCCGGCCAGCCAGACCTCCGTCACATTGTCATTGATGGCAGCAACGTGGCCATGGT GCACGGCCTCCAACACTACTTCTCCAGCCGGGGCATCGCCATTGCTGTGCAGTACTTCTGGGACCGGGGCCACCGGGACATAACTGTCTTTGTGCCTCAGTGGCGCTTCAGTAAGGATGCCAGGGTCAGAG AGGGCCACTTCCTGCAAAAGCTGTACTCCCTCAGCctgctctccctcactccctcccggGTCATGGATGGCAAGAGGATCTCCTCCTATGATGATAG ATTTCACAGATTATCCAAGATATGGAACCTTTCCACAGCAGCATTGACACAGAATTGA